GTGGAAGATGCACGCCGCGCCGCCGAAGGCGCAAACCGCCGACGCGAGGCCCAAGAGGCTGCTTACCGCTTCATGTCGGCCATGGCCGGCAATGCCGCACGCTTTGAAGACGCCACGCGCGCCTTGTTTGCCGCAGATGCCACGGCGTTCGAATCCTTCACCCAATCCTGGCCCGCCGATGTGCGCGATTTTGCGCGCGAACTGGCGAGCCGGGCATTCCAACCTCAACAGGAGGCTGCATGACAGCGCTTGCTGCTCGCCCGTTGTGGCGAACATTCATTGCATTTCTCGGCCCGCTGATCCTGGCCAACATCCTGCAATCGTTGTCGGGCACGCTCAACAACGTCTATGTGGGCCACATGCTGGGCGTGAAGGCACTCGCCGCGGTGTCGGCGTTCTTCCCGATCCTGTTCTTCTTCATCGCCTTCATCATCGGGTTGGGGTCCGGTGCGGCGGTGCTGATCGGGCAGGCGTGGGGCGCCAAGAAGCCCGAGGCGGTCAAGACTGTTGCCGGCACCACGCTCTCCGTGGGCTTCATCGTGGGCCTGGCGGTGGCGCTGCTGGGTGGCCCGTTCGCTAACGCGCTGCTGGGGTGGCTCGGCACGCCGGCCGACATCCTGCAAGACGCCACGCTCTACGCCAGCGTCATGCTCTATGCCATGCCGGGCCTGTTCGTCTACCTGCTGGCTACGGCGATGATGCGCGGCGTGGGCGATACGCGCACGCCGCTGCGCACCCTCGCGCTGTCGACTGCAATCGGGCTGGTGCTGACGCCGACCTTCATTCGCGGCTGGTTCGGCTTGCCGCAACTGGGCGTGGCAAGCGGCGCCGCGGCGACCATCATTTCGTTCACGGTCGCGCTGGTGTGGCTCGCCTTCTTCCTGCGCCGCCGCAATCATCCGCTGGCGCCCGATGCCGTGCTGGCGCGGCACCTGTGGGTCGATTTTGGCGTGCTCAAAACCGTGCTGAAGATCGGCGTGCCGACGGGCGTGCAGCTTGTGGTCATCTCGATTGCCGAGCTGGCGTTGCTGTCCTTCGTCAACGGCTTCGGCTCCGACGCGACGGCAGCGTACGGCGCCGGCACGCAGATCATCAGCTACGTGCAGTTTCCCGCCATGTCGATTGCGATCACGGCGTCCATCCTCGGCGCGGAGGCCATCGGTGCGGGCAATACGGAACGGCTGGACGCCATCACCCGTACCGGGCTCTGGCTCAACGTGGCCATTACCGGCGTACTGGTGGTGATGGCCTTGCTGTTCTCGCGTGCCGTGATCGGCTGGTTTACCACCAGCGCAGAAGTGATGGGCCTTGCCCAGAGCCTGCTGCACATCTCGCTGTGGAGTTCCGTCATCTTCGGCATGGCGAGCGTCTTCTCGGGCGTGATGCGCTCAAGCGGCACGGTGATGGCGCCCACGGCCATTTCCATCCTCGCCATTGCGGCGGTGGAAGTGCCGGTGGCCTGGGTGCTGAGCCGGCATATCGGCACCGACGGCATCTGGGCTGCGTATCCGGCTGCCTTCCTCGCCATGTTCGTGATGCAGGGGCTGTATTACGCGCTCGTGTGGCGACGCCGCGCGCAGCGGTTCGGCATCCGCCGCATGGTTTGACGCCACCGCTGCCGGCTGATTGAGAGGCGGCGTGGTGGTCGCGATGCCCATGCGGCTCAGGCAGGCTCGAGCCCGGCCGACGCATCGTCCGCACGCGGTTGACGCACCAACCGCACTGCGGGCGATTGCACAATGCACAGCAGCTGCAGGGCAAAGCCCGCCGCCGCCGCCACGAGGCACGCGCCCACACCGGCGTGTGCGGCGAGCCACGCTGCCATTGCCGCACCGACCGGCCGAGCGCCATACGACATCACATTCACTGCGGATACGCGCGCCAGCGACGCGGGTGGCGTCACCGTCTGCCGCAGCGTGGTCGTGCTCACCACCCAAAGAATGGGTCCGCCACCCAGCAGAAAGAAGCCCGCCTGTGCCAGCACCGGCCAAGGCTGCCAGAGTGTGGCCGCAAGCAGCACGCCGCCCGCCAGTCCGCACACCGGGCCAGTTGCCACCACATGGCCGAAGCGCCAGCGCGCAAGGATGCGCGCGGCCAGAAGTGCGCCGATCACCATGCCCGCGCCGTACATGCCGAGCGTCAACCCAATCGCCTGTGCAGAAAGACTCAACCGGTGCGCCGCATACGGAACGAAGATGGCAAGCACCATGAAGAAGGACATGGTGAAAACGTATTGCGTGATGAATACCGGCCGCAGCAGCGGGTGTTGAAACACGAAGCGCGCGCCCTCGGCAATGTCTTGCAGCGGATGCGCCGCGCGCCGGGCCACGGGCGCCGGGGCGGTTACGCCAGCCATCAGCGCCGCAGCCACGGCGGACAGCGCCGCCGCCAGCGCGAACGCCGCCATTGAGCCTGTCCAGCCGATCAGCGCACCGCCGATGGCCGGCCCGCACGCAAATGCGATCGTGCGCGCCAATTCGATGCGGCCGTTTGCGCGCGCGAGCATTGCTGCCGGCACGAGCGATGGCACCAATGCAGGCGCCGCCACACTGAACACCGCCGTGCCGCACACGGCAACAAAGCCCAGCACACCGAGCGCGGCCAGGTTCAGCCGCCCGACCACCAGCAACCCCGCCACAGCAAACAAGGCCAACGCGCGCACCGCCTCTGCGCCGGCCATCAGGGCGCGCTTGGGCCATCGGTCGGCCAGCATGCCGATAGGAATGGCAAACAGCACGAACGGCAGCGTGAGCGCCACTTGCAGCCAGCTCGCCGTGCTGGCGTCGGCATGCAGGGTGAGCACCGCCACCATTGGCATGGCGGCAAGCGCAATCTGTTCGGCAGACTGCGCGGCCAGGTTGGAACCCGCTAGCCGGTTGAAGCCCGGCGGCAGATGGTCGACAGCAGGGTCATGGGGATCGGACATCGCACACTCCTGAAGAGGTCCGCTTCAGGGTAGGGATGGCGATCTCTGGATGCGCTCCGCTTCTTGCGGGCAAATTCGGAGCGCGACCGTGGCTACAGGATGGGCGCGAACAGCTTGGCCACGTGCATGATCACGCGGCGCAGCGGGTGTGCGCGTTCGTATTCGTCACGGCCCACGCGGGCGGCTTCGGAAAAATCGGCTTCGAGCATCTGCGCGACATCGTTGGCGAAGCGCGAGTCGGCGGTCATGATCATCAGCTCGAAGTTCAGGCGGAACGAACGGTTATCGAGGTTGGCGCTGCCCACGGCAGCGGCCTCGTCGTCGATCAGCACGACCTTCTGATGCAGGAAGCCGGGCAGGTAGCGGTAGATCTTCACGCCCGCGCGGATCGCCTGATACGCATACAACGTAGACGCCAGGAACACCATGTGATGGTCCGGCCGCGACGGGATCAGGATGCGCACGTCCACCCCGCGCAGCACGGCCAGGCGCAGCGCGGCAAACACCGCTTCGTCCGGAATGAAGTACGGCGACGTGATCCACAGCCGCTTGCGCGCCGACTGAATGGCCTCCATGAAGAACAGCGAGCAGGTTTCCTGCTTGTCGGCCGGGCCGCTGGCGACCACCTGGCAAACCATGTCTTCTTCGGGGCGCAGCTCGGGCACGATCAGTTGCGGCACTTCGCGGGCAGCCCAGTACCAGTCTTCGGCAAAGGTGAGCTGCAGGTCCATCACGGCGGCACCGACGATCTCGATATGCGTGTCGCGCCACGGTGCAAGCGGCGGCTTTTCGCCCATGTATTCGTTGCCGACGTTGTGGCCGCCCACGTAAGCGCGCTCGCCGTCCACCACCACGAGCTTGCGGTGGTTGCGGAAATTGAGTTGGAAGCGGTTGACGAACCCGGCATGGGTGGAGAACGGCTTGGCGTGTACGCCGCCTTCAATGAGCCGCTGCACATAGCGGCGAGGTAGCGCGTGGCAGCCGATGCTGTCGAAAAGAAAGTAGACGCGCACCCCGGCCCGCGCGCGATCGAGCAGCAGTTCGGCAAGTCGGCGGCCAAGCGTGTCGTCGTGCACGATGAAGAACTGCACGATCAGCACCCGGCGCGCCTGCGCAATGGCCGCAAAGATGGCCTCGAAGGTTTCTGCGCCGTTGACGAGCAGCCGCACGCGATTCCGCGCCAGGCACGGTGTGCCGGTCAGGCGCGGCAAGGCCTGCATGCAGGTGTGCTGCGGCGCGACCACGCTCGATTCATGGTCGCGCAGTCGACGCCAGTCGTCGGAGAGGGTGATTTCGCGCAGGCGGGCGTTGTGAAAGCGCCGCGCATCCACATAGCCCGCAAAGGTGCTCCGCCCGAAGATCAGATACGGGATCAGCGTGAATTCCGGCAGCGTGACCAGTGAGATGGCCCAGGCGATGGCGCCCTGGGACGTACGCACGGTCAGCACGGCATGCATGGCCGCGAGCACGCCCACGGAGTGCACAAGAAAGAGAAAGGCGGCAAATGCGGTGGTGTTGGTCAGCATCGAACGCAGTGGGAAGAGGGCACACCTTGGGCCATTTTGACACGCCGCAGGTGGCGTCGGATAAACACGGATACTGCCTCGGCGGGTATCTCGCGTAGTCTGACCGTGCTGTCTGTCCAGGCACGCCGCATGCTGGTGTGAAGTGGACGTCCTCTCGACTTGACGTACCCAACACGACATCGAACATGCAAGGGCACCCAAGGAACCACCCGACCGCCTATCTGCGCGCCTGGTTTGCCTGGCTGGTCATTGCGCTGCTGACGGGCTGCGCAAGCCTGCCCGAGCACGTCGATCGGCCTGTGACGACGGCGCTGCCCAATGCTGAATCGGCCACCTTGCTGGGGCGTCTCGCTCAGACGAACGCGCCGTCGGCCGATGTGTCCGGCTTCCGGTTGATCCCCTCGGGCGAAGAAGCCTACGCCACGCTGCTCACACTGGCCGACCGGGCAGAACGCACGCTGGACTTGCAGTACTTCATCATTGAAAGCGACAACAGCGTGCGCGAATTGATGCGTCATGTGTTGGCGGCTGCCGAGCGCGGCGTGCGTGTGCGCATGCTGGTTGACGACCTGCACAGCGACGGGCGTGATCTCGCGTTCCTCAAGTTCTCGTCGCACAAGAACATCGATGTACGCCTGTTCAACCCGTTTCCGGGCGGTCGGATGTCGAATCTGACGCGGTATCTGAGCGGCGCGGCCGAGTTCCGCCGCGTCAACCGGCGCATGCACAACAAGGCCTTCATTGCCGACAACGCGCTGGCCGTGACAGGCGGGCGCAATCTGGGCGCCGAGTATTTCACGCAAAATCAGACCACCAACTTTGTGGATCTCGACGTGCTGGCCGCGGGGCCCGCGGTGCGGCAATTGTCGTCAGCGTTCGATGCCTACTGGAACAGCGAATTCGCCTATCCGGTGCGGGCGTTGGCGCCCGAGCCGACTGCCGCGCATCCGCCCGAGCAAAAAGAGGGGAACTATCCGCCGCCGGTGACAATGCCGCGTCGCCCGGAGGGTGCGCCGCAG
Above is a genomic segment from Ralstonia pickettii containing:
- a CDS encoding MATE family efflux transporter; translated protein: MTALAARPLWRTFIAFLGPLILANILQSLSGTLNNVYVGHMLGVKALAAVSAFFPILFFFIAFIIGLGSGAAVLIGQAWGAKKPEAVKTVAGTTLSVGFIVGLAVALLGGPFANALLGWLGTPADILQDATLYASVMLYAMPGLFVYLLATAMMRGVGDTRTPLRTLALSTAIGLVLTPTFIRGWFGLPQLGVASGAAATIISFTVALVWLAFFLRRRNHPLAPDAVLARHLWVDFGVLKTVLKIGVPTGVQLVVISIAELALLSFVNGFGSDATAAYGAGTQIISYVQFPAMSIAITASILGAEAIGAGNTERLDAITRTGLWLNVAITGVLVVMALLFSRAVIGWFTTSAEVMGLAQSLLHISLWSSVIFGMASVFSGVMRSSGTVMAPTAISILAIAAVEVPVAWVLSRHIGTDGIWAAYPAAFLAMFVMQGLYYALVWRRRAQRFGIRRMV
- a CDS encoding MFS transporter; protein product: MSDPHDPAVDHLPPGFNRLAGSNLAAQSAEQIALAAMPMVAVLTLHADASTASWLQVALTLPFVLFAIPIGMLADRWPKRALMAGAEAVRALALFAVAGLLVVGRLNLAALGVLGFVAVCGTAVFSVAAPALVPSLVPAAMLARANGRIELARTIAFACGPAIGGALIGWTGSMAAFALAAALSAVAAALMAGVTAPAPVARRAAHPLQDIAEGARFVFQHPLLRPVFITQYVFTMSFFMVLAIFVPYAAHRLSLSAQAIGLTLGMYGAGMVIGALLAARILARWRFGHVVATGPVCGLAGGVLLAATLWQPWPVLAQAGFFLLGGGPILWVVSTTTLRQTVTPPASLARVSAVNVMSYGARPVGAAMAAWLAAHAGVGACLVAAAAGFALQLLCIVQSPAVRLVRQPRADDASAGLEPA
- the cls gene encoding cardiolipin synthase, which encodes MLTNTTAFAAFLFLVHSVGVLAAMHAVLTVRTSQGAIAWAISLVTLPEFTLIPYLIFGRSTFAGYVDARRFHNARLREITLSDDWRRLRDHESSVVAPQHTCMQALPRLTGTPCLARNRVRLLVNGAETFEAIFAAIAQARRVLIVQFFIVHDDTLGRRLAELLLDRARAGVRVYFLFDSIGCHALPRRYVQRLIEGGVHAKPFSTHAGFVNRFQLNFRNHRKLVVVDGERAYVGGHNVGNEYMGEKPPLAPWRDTHIEIVGAAVMDLQLTFAEDWYWAAREVPQLIVPELRPEEDMVCQVVASGPADKQETCSLFFMEAIQSARKRLWITSPYFIPDEAVFAALRLAVLRGVDVRILIPSRPDHHMVFLASTLYAYQAIRAGVKIYRYLPGFLHQKVVLIDDEAAAVGSANLDNRSFRLNFELMIMTADSRFANDVAQMLEADFSEAARVGRDEYERAHPLRRVIMHVAKLFAPIL